A region from the Lolium perenne isolate Kyuss_39 chromosome 4, Kyuss_2.0, whole genome shotgun sequence genome encodes:
- the LOC127329828 gene encoding RING-H2 finger protein ATL39-like, which translates to MGGGGIAPMLSPSPASGSPTNSRATSAVAAVSVALILLYLFWRFVWQSKKHARTNDSLGATSSTAPPPEACRASVDAERGENGKTPLPVFVHVATPAAGGAEEKAECAVCLVEFAHGEAGRLVPGCGHGFHAACIEPWLRVRSTCPLCRAAVVEEEERSAGPAPRLERS; encoded by the exons ATGGGCGGCGGTGGCATTGCTCCT atgctctcaccGTCGCCAGCCTCGGGTAGCCCGACCAACAGTCGCGCCACGTCGGCTGTCGCGGCCGTCAGCGTCGCCCTCATCCTGCTCTACCTCTTCTGGCGCTTCGTATGGCAGTCCAAGAAACACGCGCGGACGAACGATAGCCTCGGCGCCACCTCGTCGacggcgccgccgccggaggcTTGCAGAGCGAGCGTCGACGCGGAGCGCGGCGAGAACGGGAAGACCCCGCTGCCGGTGTTCGTGCACGTGGCCACGCCGGCGGCTGGGGGCGCGGAGGAGAAGGCGGAGTGCGCGGTGTGCCTGGTGGAGTTCGCGCACGGCGAGGCCGGGCGGCTGGTGCCGGGCTGCGGCCACGGGTTCCACGCCGCGTGCATCGAGCCGTGGCTGCGGGTGAGGTCGACGTGCCCGCTCTGCCGCGCCGCGGTGGTGGAAGAGGAAGAGCGGAGCGCCGGGCCTGCTCCAAGGTTGGAGCGCAGCTGA